In a single window of the Littorina saxatilis isolate snail1 linkage group LG3, US_GU_Lsax_2.0, whole genome shotgun sequence genome:
- the LOC138962902 gene encoding uncharacterized protein — MILSQDTAQTGRLGKTAGRKVTFRAATRTPTTRTYPSPNSPLFGHLLTHSYGSSAAAGARARTISLSQHLAMMTYAEASSYSRSLSQADHYQGVARSVGTHSAEGFANNTNSSSRRRTQSAKTSFSPRTGQSSPRAHAPSQQYGSSGRAVSAAPPYPENLYVSSSKRQLLANSSTAKPTPVQSSKSTSQRRLQRSSKTTTSVPFGSRRLGERLYPRLEAGDLNEERAFFRSGVCVINDLLKDTSRSQSARWRWMGPAKGGVAGGDSFCRSALAESQRNNAHLAGVYHVVPERVVSARGGAGLPGVSVALQRLNQSSCHRHALLNNFITNTAHNDNASSDTGETETKRSSSADDHAEDNKSDTRPAGNVKVSVDKGDDDGRDDGCDVSTFTASNASSSNNEVSNNDVSNNGTVDVAATSNNDVINDVGTSPKRHPKHTTENETDEESVIISERRSVSLETLPPAFQQALKGVDIMQQRSPEWLEETRLKNDESVAILSKQLNTMIPGSSEELDLSTPSTGKDESTLPSSEEGRLVLVREKSPQKSHSQEIQRFEKTEEEGRAGKREISKSALCMKTMQCEVLGPYTCSDCTKIRLHERQHQEQMALYPGVTTDPRTLIAPERLRRITASLPSSLLAQRYTLDCGCAIRMHPDFLFPVIVTDNEIISRIRALKSTPSKTEGRAGSGVLNRIVFPDGGERGKGEEGAVADDGDDAEDVSSMSPTDMKVTVRYNTPSPDQKGIFLTN, encoded by the exons ATGATTCTCAGCCAAGACACAGCTCAAACCGGCCGTCTCGGGAAAACTGCTGGTCGGAAGGTGACTTTCCGAGCTGCTACCCGCACCCCCACCACGCGAACCTACCCTTCACCCAACTCCCCTCTCTTCGGCCACCTTCTCACACACAGCTATGgttcttctgctgctgctggtgcACGTGCTAGAACCATTTCTCTCTCACAGCACCTGGCCATGATGACTTATGCAGAAGCATCCAGTTACAGTAGAAGTTTATCTCAAGCGGACCACTATCAGGGTGTTGCTAGAAGTGTTGGGACACACTCAGCAGAAGGCTTTGCAAACAACACTAACAGCAGCAGTAGAAGAAGAACTCAGTCAGCAAAAACGAGTTTTTCGCCAAGGACCGGGCAGAGTTCTCCCAGAGCGCACGCGCCATCACAGCAGTATGGTAGTAGCGGGAGAGCAGTTTCGGCAGCTCCACCATATCCAGAAAACCTCTACGTCTCTTCCAGCAAACGGCAACTCCTAGCGAACTCATCGACAGCAAAACCCACGCCTGTTCAATCTTCCAAGTCCACGTCACAGCGAAGACTTCAACGAAGTTCCAAGACAACGACATCAGTTCCGTTCGGCAGCCGTCGTCTGGGTGAGCGTCTGTACCCGCGTCTTGAGGCTGGTGACCTCAACGAAGAGAGGGCGTTCTTCCGCTCAGGGGTGTGCGTTATCAACGACCTTCTGAAAGACACGTCAAGGTCCCAATCGGCGAGGTGGAGGTGGATGGGGCCTGCGAAAGGGGGGGTTGCTGGAGGGGACTCGTTCTGTCGCTCTGCACTGGCCGAGTCTCAGAGGAACAACGCTCATCTTGCTGGG GTGTACCACGTGGTCCCGGAGCGAGTGGTCAGCGCGAGAGGAGGGGCGGGGTTACCAGGGGTCAGCGTGGCCTTGCAGCGTCTCAACCAGTCCAGCTGCCACCGCCACGCTCTCCTCAACAACTTCATCACCAACACCGCCCACAACGACAACGCCAGCAGCGACACTGGTGAAACCGAGACCAAGAGAAGCAGCAGCGCTGACGATCATGCTGAAGACAATAAGAGTGATACTCGTCCAGCAGGCAACGTGAAAGTAAGTGTTGATAAAGGCGACGATGATGGTAGAGATGATGGTTGTGATGTCAGCACTTTCACCGCTTCCAACGCCAGTAGCAGCAACAATGAGGTCAGCAACAATGACGTCAGCAATAATGGAACCGTCGACGTCGCAGCTACGTCTAACAACGACGTCATCAATGACGTGGGCACCTCCCCCAAGCGCCACCCCAAACATACCACCGAAAACGAAACTGACGAAGAAAGCGTAATAATTTCAGAGCGCAGAAGTGTCAGCCTTGAAACACTTCCACCAGCTTTCCAACAAGCTTTAAAAGGGGTCGACATTATGCAGCAACGCTCCCCTGAATGGCTGGAAGAAACGAGACTGAAGAACGACGAATCTGTGGCCATTTTGTCCAAGCAGCTGAACACTATGATCCCAGGAAGCAGCGAAGAGTTGGATCTGTCAACACCATCTACAGGCAAAGACGAGTCAACACTGCCTTCGTCCGAGGAGGGTAGGCTCGTACTAGTGCGAGAAAAGTCTCCGCAGAAATCTCACTCACAAGAGATACAGAGATTCGAGAAGacggaagaagaaggaagagcaGGCAAAAGGGAGATAAGCAAGAGCGCGCTGTGCATGAAAACCATGCAGTGTGAAGTGCTGGGCCCTTACACCTGCTCAGACTGCACAAAGATTCGTCTCCACGAAAGACAACATCAGGAACAGATGGCTCTCTACCCCGGCGTCACCACGGACCCACGCACCTTGATCGCCCCGGAGAGACTCAGAAGAATCACGgcttctctcccttcctctctcctcGCCCAGCGTTATACTCTGGACTGCGGCTGCGCGATTAGAATGCACCCTGACTTCCTGTTTCCGGTCATTGTGACTGACAATGAGATTATCTCCCGAATCCGCGCCCTGAAGTCCACTCCATCCAAAACCGAAGGCAGAGCTGGTTCGGGAGTGTTGAATAGAATCGTGTTTCCTGACGGTGGGGAGAGGGGGAAAGGGGAGGAGGGGGCAGTGGCTGATGATGGTGACGATGCCGAGGACGTGTCCTCCATGAGTCCTACGGATATGAAAGTAACGGTACGGTACAACACGCCTTCTCCGGACCAGAAAGGAATTTTTCTCACCAACTGA